From the genome of Tachysurus vachellii isolate PV-2020 chromosome 2, HZAU_Pvac_v1, whole genome shotgun sequence, one region includes:
- the becn1 gene encoding beclin-1, with product MEGSKSSSTTMQVSFVCQRCNQPLKLDTSFNVLDQLTIQELIAPLVTVTPSKQTESGDTDSPPEEAFVESKQDGISRKYIPPARMMSTESANSFTLIGEASDGGTMENLSHRLKVTSHLFDIMSGQSDVDHPLCEECTDTLLDHLDTQLHITENECQNYKKCLELLSQLQVEDEDTLLKELQQLRQEEETLIQDLEAIEQQRESVAMDITEARCHAQQLDTEELQYQKEYCEFKRQQLELDDELKSVDNQMRYCQAQLDRLKKTNVFNATFHIWHSGQFGTINNFRLGRLPSVPVEWNEINAAWGQTVLLLHALANKMGLRFQRYRLVPYGNHSYLESLTDKSKELPLYCSGGLRFFWDNKFDHAMVAFLDCVQQFKEEVEKGDTGFCLPYRMDVDKGKIEDTGGSGGSYSIKTQFNSEEQWTKALKFMLTNLKWGLAWVSSQFYNR from the exons ATGGAGGGCTCCAAGTCATCCAGCACCACCATGCAGGTGAGCTTTGTGTGTCAACGCTGCAACCAACCTCTCAAACTCGACACCAGCTTCAACGTCCTGGACCAACTCACCATCCAGGAGCTCATCG CTCCACTGGTCACCGTGACACCAAGCAAGCAAACAGAAAGCGGTGACACTGACAGTCCACCTGAG GAGGCTTTTGTGGAGAGCAAACAAGATGGCATCTCACGGAAGTACATCCCTCCTGCTAG GATGATGTCCACAGAAAGCGCTAACAGCTTCACACTAATCGGCGAGGCCTCAGACGGAGGGACCATGGAGAACCTGAGCCACAGGTTAAAG GTAACGAGTCATCTGTTCGACATCATGTCGGGGCAGAGTGACGTCGATCACCCACTGTGTgaggagtgtacagacacactGCTCGATCACCTTGACACACAGCTCCACATCACAGAGAACGAGTGTCAAAACTACAA GAAGTGTCTGGAGTTGCTGTCACAGCTGCAGGTGGAAGACGAGGACACGCTGCTGAAAGAGCTGCAGCAGCTCAGGCAGGAGGAGGAGACGCTCATCCAGGACCTGGAAGCCATCGAACAGCAGCGGGAATCCGTCGCCATGGATATCACCGAAGCACGATGCCACGCCCAGCAGCTGGACACAGAGGAGCTTCA GTACCAGAAGGAGTACTGCGAGTTTAAACGGCAGCAGCTGGAGCTGGATGATGAACTGAAGAGTGTCGATAATCAGATGCGCTACTGTCAAGCTCAACTGGACCGCCTGAAGAAAACCAATGTCTTTAATGCCACCTTTCACATCTG GCACAGTGGACAGTTTGGAACGATAAATAATTTCCGTCTGGGGCGATTACCCAGCGTTCCTGTGGAGTGGAACGAGATTAATGCGGCCTGGGGTCAGACTGTGTTGCTGCTGCATGCTCTTGCTAACAAGATGGGTCTGCGCTTTCAGAG ATATCGACTTGTTCCTTACGGAAACCACTCATACCTGGAGTCCCTTACAGACAAGTCCAAG GAGCTGCCGCTGTATTGCTCAGGAGGACTGCGCTTCTTCTGGGATAACAAGTTTGATCACGCCATGGTGGCATTTTTAGACTGCGTGCAGCAGTTTAAAGAGGAAGTGGAGAAAGGAGACACTGGATTCTGCCTACCGTACAG GATGGACGTGGACAAGGGGAAGATCGAGGACACGGGCGGAAGTGGAGGATCGTACTCCATTAAAACACAGTTTAACTCTGAGGAGCAGTGGACCAAAGCACTAAAGTTCATGCTC